ttcgagttcgagcaaacactcactcgaccattacacctacgggctatatttcttTGAGCTCGAACTAttgactcaactaataagcctaagggctacatcacttcaagtttGAGTAAACGCTCGCTCGGTTATAgaggctacgaagtccaaatttgattaagttgtttaaatccttgtgaaaacattcataaggctTGAATAAAGTCTTTACACGATAGGAAACAAAACAAAAGCAAGTCGGCAAAAAAGgggatatttttatatacaaaattgtttacatgattgattacaacgTAAAAATTAAGGACTAAGCTTCATGGTCATCCccaggagcggtctcttctctatcGAGATCCACCCCGTTCTCAGATATGCTGTTACTCCCATcgtcatcatcattatcatcatcatcatcatcggaaaccaaggcttcagcatcggcttcgagttctttggccctttttatctcttcagcgaggtCGAAACCAcaagcatggatctcctcgagggtttccctccaagatcgacacttagcaagttcagcgacCCAATATGTTCGAGTATCGGcagtctcggctgcctctcttgcttggacctgggtagcttcagcatcggcccgatagacggccacgagtgcatccgcatcggcctttgccttttcggcatgagattcggccttggcaagtacagaggccaaccgagcctcgagctcctctattcttcttgcttgaaccaagcCTTTTTCCTTCATTCTCTAAAGTTGGGTTTCGGccgatgataactgggctcgagcagtttctttctctGTAGCAAAACGGACCATACCTTCTTTCTAGTGCAAAGACTCCGCTTTTATcacgtcgacctcctcacgaagcttcccgatcatctcaattttttgCTGCAACTGTGAGACCGAACAATTAGCCATCGttccggtatcaagcccataggcttttaaaagtatcGTTACCTGCTCAGACAGATCGGTCTGATCTCGGTAAGCCTTGGCCAACTAAGCttggaggtcttttatttcctcttctcTTTGCCCTAAGAGAAGTTTTAAGGAGTTCCTCTCCTCAGTAACCCGTTGAAGGTCGGCCTCGTATCGACGTAGCTCGTTTtgggaccgagaacatgcttctcgatgaactgccACTGCCTGCAAAGAAACAAGAAACGAAGTTAGAAACGAAAAGTAAATATAAAGGTAGTaccgacaaaataattttaaggcTCGCCTGATTCAAAGCCTATTGCACCCCGTGAAAAAGATCCGATTCATCACTAGTACCGGCAACGTCCTCGATACCGGTACACAGGTCCCAAAAGGGATCCTCTCTATTATGAGGACTGTCTAGATCGAGGTCCCCCAAAGCTTGGGTTTCCCGAATCACCCCTGTGGAAAAAGCGGGGAATGTGGGCGAATCTTCGATTGTTGCTGTCCCAAATGAATCACTTTgagcattctcttcggttcgaagGGATTCAAGAGGGGGCCTTTCACACATATCCCCCATCTGTTGGCTCCGATGGGATGCGTCTTCGATCTCCGCTAACTCAGGGATTCCGCCCGAATCTTTCTCCGGTATATCCTCAATTCGAGGCGGAGCCTCATGAAGCATCATCGATCCAGCTGCCGATGGGGCATCGGTGGTTCTCTTCGTTCAGGCCGCCAGCGCGgacccatcatcatcatcatcttcttcttcttcttcttcttcttcttcttcttcatcttcatcccttagatgcAGAACTGATtccacggtcaaaggaatgacattcttgttcggcttacgagccgtcctcttcttcggttttggatcttcgggaacgaaggctcttttccttttattttccttcaccggctttgggacagaggccaaAGTTTCCTCCTCGTTGGACAAAGGCCTCAAAATCGCATCTTTGCCCAAACCTACATAtgaaaaattttattaaaatatttggaaACCATCTCGTTCGAATTATTAAAGAGTACgagaaaggggcttaccatgatttttggcctcccaccgaccctttgacaaatcacgccatgagtgCTCGGCGTATGTGGAGATCGAAATAAAagctcgtacccagttcttgagatcgggaactactccgggcatccagggaaccgctgcatcacaaaagAAAGAGTATcgatgagaaaagaaatgaaaaaacaaaatagaaggaAGTAACAGCAcgatcacacttacgtttcatattccactcctagggaaagggcatcttttcggtcggaatcaggtccgaagtcctcactcgaacgaacaTGCCCATCCAGCCCCGATCCTTGTCCTCATCAATTCTCGAGAAtagagccttggtagcccgatgctgaagttttattaaccctcctcgaaaaatCCGAGGACGGTACAATCAgataagatggtcgagggtgaacgacatcccctcgattttgttcacaaagtatCGGATCAAGATAATGATTCACCAAAAggaaggatggacctggcctagggttatttggtattgacgacagaagtcaataataacggaatcgaggggacctaacgtgaaagggtaagtatacacattcaTAAATCCTTTCACGTAAGTGGTGATATTTTCGTCAGAAGTAggaattattatttattttttatcccaattgcaatttttctttagctgtttgaggtgcttctcggttatcgaacacatgtacctcgataccggctcacatCGGCCAGGGACCAATGAGCCTTTATCGATCTTAAAATCAGAAGTAAGAACACACGCCTCGGGAatgcactcctcaggccgtggttctgtcggtgtctcatcggcggcacactgtgaagatgaagccttctttttctgaggaatggtttgtgATGTTTTCGCCACTTTCGAATTCAAAGGTGAGGAATAGAAgaaagtgacaaagatttggtaaaATTAAAGAAGGGCTTTTTGCaaagaaaaatcacagatttGCGGGTAAGTCAGAGAATACGAAAAGGgacttgggaaatttggaagattgaagatgcaaaagtggtaaatgataaaaggaagggttatttataggtttaagcgatggcggttcagtatcagcggtggtCGACCACcatctgacatgcattaaattcCTGGAAAGACTAAATCGACGGAACAGTTATCATGTGCGTCATGATCGAGCCCGATGGAAACGTTagcttataatccgatcgagacgttgaaaaatcatatcgtttctcaccacattcttcctgagaaacgaggggactatttgtatacggtcgaaatagatttcggccttcgtacgtctGATCGAGTTCGAAAGATAATCGATCGAAGTGAGACTTCGAGATGAGctccgaagatggtacaaacaagcttcaaACCCGAGGGGCCGATCaatgtcgagttcgatatcattatcaagctcgaatccaaatcgaactataaTGCAACGTAAAGCTATCAAGCTTAtgatccagagaccgaccaacattgaccccgaatcaattcgagggtccgagtcagaatcgagcttaacccaaagatcgagagctcgagtcagaatcgagctcaagccaagatcgagagctcgagttaGAATCAAGCTCAAGCCAAGATCGAGAGGTCGAGTCAGATCAagctcacagacaaaagccgttgcaatcccactagaggagaatcttggcaggaattgtgAAAAAGTTAATTTATCATGGATCTCTCACTaagtattttcaattatatttaaagtaagatCTCTCTACTATAAATTGGAGGGTTATCATTTCTAGAAGGGCAGTTTTTGGAGCTCACaatgtaattcaagcaccatatccTCTTATATTCAAGAGTTACACTTTTAAGCCTCATAAactgattcatcttgcttagtcctaaaaatcgtCTTCTTTACAACTTTATTTATTTTGCACTCTTTGCagtccatatttgatattttcttttatccttacaatttatattaagttatatcacatatccttataactacgtataaattcaactctatccgtttttcgggtaaacaaaatTATCAATAAGATTGTGGTCGAATGGATATCCGTTCATTTTCAATCatagatttcaaatgaaagaaaTGTACAAATTGCTTCAGTAACAAACTCACACAAAATATCATTCAAGATTGTGGTCGGATGGATAAAATCCCTTCACATAAAATAGGAGTGTACATAGACCGAGTTGATTcgatttttattaaaaccaaaccaaactaactatatcggtttggattggttcgactTTGTCGAATTTTTCGAGTTTTTTTtggttacataaatattatatcaatcttactttgttaaattttttaccAGGAAATATATGTttactaaaaattaaaaagattgacaaacatatgatctattaaaatattcttaggGGAGAATTATTTTAGTAACACATGACagttatttttttagttatctgacaataatttttcgttgatgtacacttcaaggttaaccgaatttaataattaaatataaaaatcaatgtgatacctaaataatgatatgttctatttaattttcaattatcgaaataccacttcaaaatcgaaaaagatataagaatttaatagatcttgacatatgaataagGAATAACAAAGAGATTGTTACATTgcaataacacttgataagaaaagTGATCATACGAtacattatttaaagttaataaaaatggagcacttcatattctattaaatattatattccataagagaatcccaaatatttctagacatgtttttaaagaaaattctatataaagtcttaaaagtatgcataaaaattatatatttatatgtcggtttgactcgcatttttttattcaatatcAAACCAAATGATCCCTTCACCTTCAATCGGATATCTCCAATTCAAgtcctaaaataaaaaaaatcatattagGAAGACTCAAATCCGGATTAATCTAAGCCCAAAGCAAATAACAGATACCGACCGTAAAACTACAAAAACAGCTCGCACAAAATCACAATTAGCTGGGAGGGGTGACAAAGGACCCAAAACTCGAAAAGCCTAAAGTGCTTAACGTGGACAAATGTCGGAAATAGAATATTCGGAGAGAAAAATATAGAATATGAGGAGTAATCGATTAGTTTGACTGATCCATTGAAACCATCAACTAATTAAAACCAAATAGATTCCTACTGTTTCAACCACGTTAAACCTGCCACAAAGTCCAAAGggatttgttttcttattcttcctttttttttattctactTACCATTTTGAGGGAGTGAGGGTGGGTATGGGAAAAGGCATTGGAGACCATATCAGTTATGATATCGTACAAGTACTTTAAAGCTCCTACTGTTCCACCAGGTTCTCAACCATCTTTTATAGCTAGCcccactttttttttttaatttattggCAAGTGGGAAATTAAAATTCGGTGAAGAATTTACTCGTCCATTTACCCTTCTCCATTTTAATACCATAATTCTATATGAAGCAGAATTAGAACCCACACATCATGTGTTACGTTCTTGCCGCTAGATCAAAGCAAGAATAAACTTGCCCCACTTTTAGTAGGACCGACAGGTATTCTGAAGAtgacaattattataataataataacaataactatTCATATCCCAAGTCAGTCGCAGTTGGTATATCAACTCATTCTACTATCTTTGCTATATTTCAACTTCATTGTGATATTCAATAATATGCGTTCTTTTACAAAGTACTTAATCACAAATCGTGTTAAATCTTAAATGGTGTTGAAattgataattgaaactctaTGGGTTAGTTGAGGCATTtcataacatgaatacaaagtACTTAATtacaaattaaaaaaagtaaGACATCAATATCAAATGAATGGTCTACTGAGATGGGTTTTGTTATGATAGAAATGAGGATTCTATAGTGCACAACTGTTTTCTCAGAAGAAAAATGTTTTCTATTGAATATTTTTAAGTAAAATCTTGACTGTTGTTATATAGTATCATGGAACAATTACATGTGAGCGAGTTAAGACTATAATACATCCAAATATTAAAGGGAAACTAGCTCACAAATGCCTTCATCCGACTACAAATTATCACATTGTTTGAAAAAACATACCCAGAAATATATAATAAAGAAGTGAAAGGAGGAggtatacatgcatgtaaaacCCTTAAAGATGGGTAACAATGAAAACATTAGTTGTGAACCAAAAAATTTACCGTATCATGGTGGATATATTACACCCAAGCTTTGTGAAGGAAATAGCATATGTTATCCAGGAAAGACTGCTTTAAGTTTGGTGTTGTAATTTCACTTTTAATGCTTCAATTACTGCAGAAAAGTCCTGGTCACTGAGACCATGAGATTTTGCAACCTTGTAAAGTTCATTGGTTGCAGCAGCAATTGGAGTGGGTTGTGAAACAGATTCAGCTAAACCCAGAGCTAGACGAAGGTCCTGAGACAAACATATTTTCTGGTCAGAACTCAGAAAACAACATTTGGTTTGCAGACAGTAGCACTAGGCAGTCTCTGAATGTTAGAAAACCTTTTGCTGATGCTTCAGAGGAAACGCTGTCGGATACAAAGATTTAACCATTGAAGGACCTTTCATGGCATACATTGGAGCACTAATAGCACCCTGCGAGATCACCTGTGCATAACCGTGGTGAAAAAAATTAGTAACAGATATTAGACGTATTTCTAAGTTCAATGCACCTTGTGAGCATCTTATACTAGGAAATCCTTTGAAGATGTCATTGTTGAGAGGATGAAGTTCTCCTTGCATATAAGAGGCAAAAATAAAGTTGTAAAGTCTTTACCCTGTGTGAATTCTGTACGTACTCGAAATTAAAATGAACAAGAGTTGATTTCATATCAGCAAGTCAATTAAGGATTCACGTATatgttttcatttacttttacTTGGGCACAATTATCGATTTTAAATCTTTTTCACACCATGCATTGTCCGGAAACTCGTGGAGCTATTTTTAAGCCAGTTCAGTCATTTCACTAAGTAATCATCTCTTTAACTTTTCCACACTCAACAGCCTCACAGATGCTGCTCAACATCCTTTAAGTATCCGTTTTCAGCAAATAGCATGGTCATGGACATaacctctctctttttcttttttcttttttttcacttttatatTTATTGTTGGCCTAATCGTATCCTAATAAAGGTAAAGTCTCAGCAACTTCAATCGACATGGAATTCCGATCTTCCTCGGAAATCTAAAAAGATAAGTCTTTGGGAAATTATCAACATTGTCAATCCTACCAAAATCCAGTTCAGAAACCTTAAAGAGCACAAAACATGTTTCTAGTTATATTGTTCTCTTCATTAGACGAGTTATTTGTGACTAGGCAAAGAACAGAAAATTGTGCAAGATAATTTATAAACCATCAAGAAGATAAAGTGATGCAAGAAACATATTCACAAGGGGCCAGTCTCAAAAGTAAGCTATTTGTTTTATCAGGAAGTACCTCCACTAATACACTTGGATCAAGTCCAACTTTCTCGCTAAGTACTAATCCTTCAGAAAAGGAGGCCATCATACTGCAAATTTTTTTGTGAAAGAAAGGTTGACATTTGCTTTAGTTAGACAGAACAAAACTACAAAGAGatgagaaaaaaattaaaaaatagaaccTTCCCATAACCATATTGACGACAAGTTTCATTGCAGCTCCATTACCAACTTCACCAAGGTAAAATCTTGACTgagataaagaaagaaaatattaggTGGTGGAAAGAGTTGCATCACTCAGTGAAGGGCAGAATGAGACCTTCCCCATGATATCCAACAGTGGAGCAACTGTTTCATACAGCACGTTGTCACCTGAAAGGTTTGCAGCCATGGTTTGGACTTAATTCTTGTTCTTTGATAGTCTCAAGAACCGGACTAAACAATTTTTGTCAAAATTAGAGAGGTACATGCATTGCTTGTGGCTATAATTCATTGTATGCTATATAGATAAggtattatgtgaaaaatttaaaaatcagTAGTTTGTCAAATAATAGGTTGTCCTATTTATGAATAAAGTTCAAGTAATCCAAATTAGTTACGCCTTCGTGCGTAGTTTAACTGgcacaaaatttaagaaagaaataaagatttTTGGAACGTGTGGTGTTAAACATGTCAAAACATTTGTGCGGtataagatttttgaaacttgtgtctTAAACGTGCAATAACATTTTTGTGGCTAAAAGCATGTCATTAAAGCTAAAATGAGATGTACAAGTTAAATTGTACAAGTTAAAAGCATGTCAATAACATTTTCGTAAGGTgttattctttttggaatggaCCAACAAGGTAATACTGCCAAATAAAATGAAACGGAGGAAGAACAAATTAAAGGGTGAACTTCAGAGGCTCCCTCCTAATTTCCTAAATCTGTGTCATGCTTCTAAGTTTACAGTATCAACCACATCTTTGTTTTCTAAAACTAGTATTCATTTTCATAAAATGTGAACTAAGAGTAGCCTAACAAGATTATAGTCAAACTTCAGAAATACAGTCGTGTGGGTGAGGATTAGGGGGAGGGGGATGGGTAGATGTTGCATCTATATTAGGATCATTAATCATGATATAACGAAGAAGATAGGAGTGAATAAAGGCAAGCTAATTTCATTATTATGAACATGTAACAATATTTATGCCATGCATATTTCATTGCCAATAACTCAAATATAGTGAAGGGAAAAGCTTCACCTGCAGTGAGAAATATTAGCTGTCCATCTTCTGCTGGCTTCTTGGACCCTGATACTGGAGCCTTTTCGACAAATTGGAAGAAATATGGGATATTATTCAACTTAATGTAACACAAGACAATATTCTGttgttatttcattttcttttggccCCGGAGAGCGGTGGGGTCATATACTGGAAGTAATAGCTTTCATATGCACAATGCTTAACAGGATAAGGAAAATTTCACCTCCAAAAAATGAGCTCCAGTAGCTCTGATATGCTCACAGATCAGTTTAGAAGTTTCACCATCAACTGTAGAAACATCTACATAACTGCATTTACATATACCAGGGTGCAAAGCCATAAATGAAATTCAGATGGCAGTATGAAAGCCATAGAAAAGCAACCAAAGAAACTTGCGTCCAGCAAATGCAATATCTATTTTAACAAATATATAAAATCACTAGGATAATTTTATTACCAACTTTGCATATGAATAAAAGATTGACTTAGAGCATGTCACGATGGTGTAACTTGTAATTAGTTCCTCTAAAGTACAGGCAACTTTGCATTTCTTCTCGTTCCAATTTCTTGCATCATTAACTATCATAACCTCACGCTTCTAGATATAACTAAGCCAGACATCTAACACCAGGAAAAACAGAATCACTTCCAAACCCTGTTATGCTTACAAAAAATTTCCTCCAACCACTTATCAGAATTCTATACGTGTCATTCAGTGCTAAAGATGCAACAGTAATGTCCAAACTTTACAGTTTCCAGAGCAGAGACAAAGCAAATCGTACCCTTTTCCGGGACCCATTCCTTTTGCAGCTCCATATTTTCCACAAGCAACATCCATCTGGAAAAACAACGCACTACTATCAAGATGCTGACTAGACTTGTCAAGTATATAGAAAGATGCACACATTCACACAATAAACTCAAAACTCACTGCACTCTCAGGGTCTGCAAGCATGGCAAATGTGACGCCACAAGATGCTGCAACTTCCTCAGGGGAGGACTTGTATCTGCAGCAAAAAAACCTCAAGTTACTTTAAAATGCAAATTATCAATAAGCGCAAGAAGTAACAGTAGTTGACAAACTTTACGAGATCTGATACATGGCCAGACAAGCATTAGCATAGAGTTCACACGGTGCATCATTGCTGGTTTATTTTATAAGTTTAAACCCACATTTCCAGGATGCCATCTCAACCGAACACAAGTCTCCAGTTTAAAGCAAAATTGGCATATACTTACTTTGCACCCATGGAGATAAGGGGTTCACATTTGCTCTTGGTCCTATTCCAAACTGTCACGTCACGTCTGCAGCATGAGAACCACAAATACATTAAATTGATAAGagtttgatattttatttattcgGAAAAAAAAAGGTGTTTAAGTATAACAATCATGTTTCACTACTCCAGACAAAAACGTGTGTCTGCTCTGAACATCTTTTGTATTATCAACATATGCTTCTGAAAGATCACCATTTTAGGATAATCATAATTCTGCTGGTTAAGGAAGAACAACGATGATGAGTATGCAGAAAAAAATAAACGCTTTCCAGTGATTCATGAAGTTCACAAAGTGAAAGCACATTGAAATCCATTAAATTAGTCTATCAAGGAATAATTGGAACATACCCTGCTTTTATGAGATTTTGCGCCATAGGGGAGCCCATAATTCCAAGACCTAGAAATCCAATGCTTGCTGGAGTATCATCAGCTGCAGACAAACTAAAACACCAATCAGACAAAATGCAACACCTAAACTTTCTGTCAGTTGTAAAATAGCATACGAAATAGATAACTCAATGCAAAACGACAGCTTATAAGAGGAAATTTAGGTTGTTGACAATGACAAAATCATGATATAATCAATAAGTTCATCCTATTTCAGTTTTAACATGGTGCCATGCTGCCCGAATACTTTCGTCTTGCTTTCAGATGCAAGGATCAAGAGAAATGCACAGATATCTTAACGCTTTGCATAACAGACTCAATTTTTATCAGAGCTTTATATATCCAGAAGTCCTAAAGACCTTCAATTTTTCAAACGACAATAAGATGCCTTTGCTTAAGATTATATAAAACAGGGAAAGTCTAGTATGCTTAACAAAATACACCAAAATCTAAATTTGAATCGTGCCCACTCCAGAACCACCAAacgaataaaaaagaagaaaaaagcttCCTCATTCCATTTCTACATCTACCAGATTGCTACATAATCACACTACAGCCAGAAGCAGCAGCCAGTATAGTTTGCACACCCAAATTCATGTAATTTGAGTATCGGTGATTGAtattgtttacccaaaaaatcggataacaattgaatttatacgtgattttaaggatacgtgatctaaTTTGATACAAAGCGAGAAATCAGATTTAATATGGAAGAATaagtagaaaaataaatacaaaccatGCCGATTGAACAACTTAAGCCTCCCAAGGTTAATTTCATTCGAATTTAAATGTGATATTATTGAAGTCAGAATAATATGAACAAAGCTGGAAAAACTGGTATCTTGTACTCTTTAAGTATGTTACAATGTGTCCCAAGACTCACTCCATTCCCTTTTTATATATGCAGGGAGATAAACCTTTAAGACATTATTTTATAGGAAATTATGTAGACCGTTGGCTCCCTTTTGACTTAATCCCGTAATTTCCGCCATAATGATTGGTCAGCGGCGAGAATCACGGATACTTGTCGTGTGAGTTGGCAAAGCTTTTCTTTGAGGTCGTTAGAAGCGGGGTCAGCCGTACCCCGATAAATTCGAGGGCAAATCAGATGATCTTGTTCGAACTTCGATCCTTGATATCGAGCTTAGTCATATTTGTAACTTCGATTTCTTACGCAGGTGCCGAGCCTCGACCTATTGTTCCAGATGCCTCGATCAAGCATAGAGCTCGGTtctacccgtatacagatagtcccctcgttttgcGGAGAGTAAGTGATTAAAAACGATATGAACCCTCCGTCCTTACTTCGATAAATCATGACGTCGGGTACATGACGTAGGTGATAAGAATAGTGAAACGTCCCGTTAGTCCGGCTTTCGAGGCATTAAATGTATGTCAGTTGACGGTCGGCTAACTCAGGAGATGAGCCGCCGCTTGAGGAACCTATAAATATCCTTTAACCCGTTTGTTAGAACTTTTACGCTCATATCCTTCTTTCGTTCTAAGAACTTcacatcttcttcatcttctggtTTTCTCATTGCCAACCTCAAAGCTTCCCCTTATCAACAGTCTcttttgtccgcttctgcgatcattcTTCTGCAGAAGCGACTCCGTTTCTGCGGCCTTCACactgcacctgcgacctctggcCAATTCCCCTAGTCCCGCATCTGCGTCCCATTGCTCGCTTTTGCGGGCCCTAGTGACCACAGAAGCGACTCGTCCATCGCGGATGCGGTTGCGCACCTGCGCTCATTTCTCCACAGAAGCGGAGCTCGGCAGGGTTGTCCAATGTCGCAAGCGACTGGAATTACGCAGGAGCGACCACGCACCTGCGTACaaaatgtcgcaggtgcgacacaccagaatcagatggcgttatatacgcgtatatatgtatattatatgtatatgggatatggaaaaaggttacggcgttatatacgcagcaccacctgatcaactgcccgcgcccgcagatcctcggagtccccctctatccctttaTGTTCATTATTCTCTTATTTCTATAAAcaatgatgtatagaacagttagaacTTCAACgtgtgtagctatcctaccacagaacccatatgctacccggccactctcccactttggtcagaCTCTCTCCTtaaagcaactactcgacttctgttttctttcattttttataaaaatggcaaaaacttcaaagTCTTTTCCTCAAAAAGAAGCACCTTCTTCTTCAAAACCTTCCGAAAACGCTCCTCACGCTGCTACTGAGGAACCCCCTCTGAGATCATACATCCCTACTAGGTGCCCTACTGTGCTCGATTTCAAAGTTGAGAATACGCGCATGGTACCGGGTCGATGCGAAccggtctcgaggtacatatgtacGATCACGGAGAGCATCCTCGAAAAAGTCAAAGAGGACTGCAACTGGGTAGACAAACTCGTAGTGGTTCCTACCTCTGAAGAATCAATCACCACCCACGTAGAGGGTTTCTTAAgcgtttacacttaccctttcacgtttgGTCCTCTAGACCCGGTTATCATAGCTTTTTGTAAAAGGTATGATGTGACGCTCGGGCACATACATCCTTTATTTTGGGGGATCGTTATTCTGCTTCGATTCTTTGTGAGCAAGGTCGAGGGATGCCCATTCACCATCGACCATCTCATGCGACTTTACCGAGGAGGGTTAATTAAGCTCGCACGCCGAGCCACCAAGACCTTATTCTTGAGTATCGACCAGGATCGAGACCGGGGTTGGCTAGGTCGATTTGTTCGAGTGAGGACGTCGGACTTAATCCCGGCTGCGgatatgccatttcccgagaaatggaacatgaaacgtaagtttAGCTCTGCCTTCGGTATTCTTTTTATTACTTTTCATTCAGTTGATTTCTTATTGATGTTATGTAATGCAACTGTCGCCCAAATGATGAACCCCGTTCCTGAACTTaaagagtgggtcgagggcatcgcGACACAAAAACCTTACTCCGAGCGTTTATGGCGTGAGCtctcgaagggccgatgggaggcccgtaatcATGGTAAGGGTTTTTCCCTAATAATGCATCTGATCTAATTTTTTCATCATCAGTCTCTGATCCGTTATATTTTCATTTTGTAGGTTTAGGAAAGGACGTCGAGATGAGGCCTCACTCAGCTAACGATGATATACATGCCGACCCCCCGTTCCGAAACAGggtaaagagaagaagaaaagaaaagctcCGAGTCCCTTTGCCCCTGAAAGGAAAAGATCGAGGAAGCGAGAAGCTTCAGGCTGATGATGATTCTAGCCAAACTTTCATCGGACTCAC
This DNA window, taken from Nicotiana tabacum cultivar K326 chromosome 4, ASM71507v2, whole genome shotgun sequence, encodes the following:
- the LOC107778416 gene encoding glyoxylate/succinic semialdehyde reductase 2, chloroplastic isoform X3, with product MGSPMAQNLIKAGRDVTVWNRTKSKCEPLISMGAKYKSSPEEVAASCGVTFAMLADPESAMDVACGKYGAAKGMGPGKGYVDVSTVDGETSKLICEHIRATGAHFLEAPVSGSKKPAEDGQLIFLTAGDNVLYETVAPLLDIMGKSRFYLGEVGNGAAMKLVVNMVMGSMMASFSEGLVLSEKVGLDPSVLVEVISQGAISAPMYAMKGPSMVKSLYPTAFPLKHQQKDLRLALGLAESVSQPTPIAAATNELYKVAKSHGLSDQDFSAVIEALKVKLQHQT
- the LOC107778416 gene encoding glyoxylate/succinic semialdehyde reductase 2, chloroplastic isoform X1 — translated: MAMCSTFCPRVSTHLNCKPFSFSPAKTRRFFVSFKAFSSQTSASTPKADDTPASIGFLGLGIMGSPMAQNLIKAGRDVTVWNRTKSKCEPLISMGAKYKSSPEEVAASCGVTFAMLADPESAMDVACGKYGAAKGMGPGKGYVDVSTVDGETSKLICEHIRATGAHFLEAPVSGSKKPAEDGQLIFLTAGDNVLYETVAPLLDIMGKSRFYLGEVGNGAAMKLVVNMVMGSMMASFSEGLVLSEKVGLDPSVLVEVISQGAISAPMYAMKGPSMVKSLYPTAFPLKHQQKDLRLALGLAESVSQPTPIAAATNELYKVAKSHGLSDQDFSAVIEALKVKLQHQT
- the LOC107778416 gene encoding glyoxylate/succinic semialdehyde reductase 2, chloroplastic isoform X2, with protein sequence MLSSRTSLSAADDTPASIGFLGLGIMGSPMAQNLIKAGRDVTVWNRTKSKCEPLISMGAKYKSSPEEVAASCGVTFAMLADPESAMDVACGKYGAAKGMGPGKGYVDVSTVDGETSKLICEHIRATGAHFLEAPVSGSKKPAEDGQLIFLTAGDNVLYETVAPLLDIMGKSRFYLGEVGNGAAMKLVVNMVMGSMMASFSEGLVLSEKVGLDPSVLVEVISQGAISAPMYAMKGPSMVKSLYPTAFPLKHQQKDLRLALGLAESVSQPTPIAAATNELYKVAKSHGLSDQDFSAVIEALKVKLQHQT